From a region of the Corallococcus coralloides DSM 2259 genome:
- a CDS encoding DnaJ domain-containing protein, protein MSASQVAEALYAAHKSRATGRLTLHAGGRESALWLREGDLVGAKLGFGYQTPAQALFQNGLLGVDALDALWARGGAAAPDEELLEDSGLKPAVVHEQQVLAQVRRLSELAERADFEAESVEAAGNFAPIAGVRVVRAALEPAPSEPVPARVYRCPEVAACEPWLTDASERSLLETLGAFRRPESLTGAQQALLRVLEREGRIEALSVEEWEERERLRREEELRQAEEEAWAIEEARRREEAERRAEEARLAELARLEAERLAEEARLAEEARLAELARIEAERLAEEARLRALEVARLAEEARLRAEEEARREAERLAEEARLAELARIEAERLAEEARLAELARLEAERLAEEARLAELARLEAERLAEEARLAELARIEAERLAEEARLAELARIEAERLAEEARLAELARIEAERLAEEARLAELARIEAERLAEEARLAELARIEAERLAEEARLAELARIEAERLAEEARLAEEARIEAERLAEEARLAELARIEAERLAEEARLAEEARLEAERLAEEARLRAEEEARLAEEARLRAEEEARLAEEARLAEEARLAEEARLEAERLAEEARLAEEARLRAAEEARLAEEARLRAEEEARLAEEARLAEEARLRAAEEARLAEEARLRAEEEARLAEEARLAAEARLRAEEEARLAEEARLAEEARLAEEARLRAEEEARLAEEARLAEEARLRAEEEARLAEEARLAEEARLRAIEEARLAEEARLAEEARLAEEARLAEEARLAEEARIAEEARLAEEARLAEEARLRAEEEARLAEEARLAEEARIAEEARLAEEARLRAEEEARLAEEARLRAEEEARLAEEARLAEAARLAEEARLAEEARLRAEEEARLAEEARLAEEARLAEEARLAEEARLRAAEEARLAEEARLAEEARLAEEARLRAEEEARLAEEARLAEEARLRAIEEARLAEEARLAEEARLRAEEEARLAEEARLRAEEEARLAEEARLAEEARLAEEARLAEEARLAEEARLRAQEEARLAEEARLRAEEEARLAEEARLAEEARLRAEEEARLAEEARLRAEEEARLAEEARLAEEARLRAEEESRLAEEARLRAEEEARLAEEARLAEEARLRAIEEARLAEEARLAEEARLRAEEEARLAEEARLAEEARLAEEARLAEEARLAEEARLAEEARLRAEEEARLAEEARLRAEEEARLAEEARLAEEARLRAEEEARLAEEARLAEEARLAEEARLAEEARLRAEEEARLAEEARLAEAARLAEEARLAEEARLAEEARLAEEARLRAEEEARLAEEARLAEEARLAEEARLAEEARLRAAEEARLAEEARLRAEEEARLAEEARLAEEARLRALEDARLAEEARLAEEARLRAEEEARLAEEAARIEAARLAEEARVRAEAEAQRLAEEARLAEEARVRAEAEAQRLAEEARAAEAARLAEEARAAEAQRLSEQGKPAHPPSLPRRTRPTAPPTPPPVLVPLAAAPAEPEPLTLGPEDIILTAEPEPSAPSNSWADSIPASPRDALELPASDNTTALTEARKRAQAALVQDMAEALRRSASVPLDPWLTEEPSRFPVAPPPEPDLPLLEVEPESWGDIVPAAAPLPDTRAPAPAAPVVPAEAPPQPDLWAVQPPKFPASSTPPVRPARASEDDLWRIVSFDESNDPAQNLTASFEAALQQVDSHLEALIRSDVRSAGDANEFLVEAIVEATFEPLPSPRSTAFPGDNAGASGQTGDELSGDLDDWDFDEDDVAAEDPSNPDEASKLRRQRLLRRAMENMGTLGTRPVPPAAAATPATPEGAAPPSAAVAAPPEPPKPDEGRLAQQIEQRYADIQTKKDHFVTLGVPQDASRDQVKAAFLSLAKVFHPDRLPPSLPHLAPKITAVFESIREAYEVLHDDTRRKNYQLAQQGAQAAPKPPAPSAARPGSPAAARADTNADDLFRMGEVFFRKRDFLAASEHYERAYGLDPKPLYLAARAWSVYMDPSRKADMPRAKQWMADAVRTDPNCDRAHYQLGVIARVEGDMDRAEKHFREAVRANPKHLEANQELRLIDMRKKNPPKKGLFR, encoded by the coding sequence ATGTCCGCCTCGCAGGTCGCCGAAGCGCTGTATGCCGCCCACAAGTCCCGAGCCACCGGCCGGCTGACGCTGCACGCCGGTGGACGCGAGTCCGCGCTGTGGCTGCGCGAGGGCGACCTGGTGGGCGCGAAGCTGGGCTTCGGCTACCAGACGCCGGCGCAGGCGCTCTTCCAGAACGGGCTCTTGGGCGTGGACGCCCTGGATGCGCTGTGGGCGCGGGGTGGGGCGGCGGCGCCGGACGAGGAGCTGCTGGAGGACAGCGGGCTCAAGCCCGCGGTGGTGCACGAGCAGCAGGTGCTGGCGCAGGTGCGGCGGCTGAGCGAGCTCGCGGAGCGCGCGGACTTCGAGGCGGAGTCGGTGGAGGCGGCGGGGAACTTCGCGCCCATCGCGGGCGTGCGCGTGGTGCGTGCGGCGCTGGAGCCGGCGCCCAGTGAGCCCGTGCCCGCGAGGGTCTACCGCTGCCCGGAGGTGGCGGCGTGCGAGCCGTGGCTGACGGATGCGTCGGAGCGGAGCCTGCTGGAGACGTTGGGCGCGTTCCGAAGGCCGGAGTCGCTGACGGGGGCACAGCAGGCGCTGCTGCGGGTGCTGGAGCGCGAGGGCCGGATCGAGGCCCTGTCGGTGGAGGAGTGGGAGGAGCGCGAGCGGCTGCGGCGCGAGGAGGAGCTGCGGCAGGCGGAAGAGGAGGCCTGGGCCATCGAGGAGGCGCGCCGGCGCGAGGAGGCGGAGCGGCGCGCGGAGGAGGCGAGGCTCGCGGAGCTGGCGCGGCTGGAGGCGGAGCGGCTGGCGGAGGAGGCACGGCTCGCGGAAGAGGCGCGGCTGGCGGAGCTGGCGCGCATTGAGGCGGAGCGGCTGGCGGAAGAGGCTCGGCTCCGGGCGCTGGAAGTGGCACGGCTGGCGGAGGAGGCACGGCTTCGGGCGGAGGAGGAAGCGCGGCGGGAGGCGGAGCGGCTGGCGGAGGAGGCCCGGCTCGCGGAGCTGGCGCGCATTGAAGCGGAGCGGCTCGCCGAAGAGGCTCGGCTGGCGGAGCTTGCTCGACTCGAAGCGGAGCGGCTTGCCGAAGAGGCTCGGCTGGCGGAGTTGGCTCGGCTCGAAGCAGAGCGGCTTGCCGAAGAGGCTCGGCTCGCGGAGTTGGCTCGCATCGAGGCGGAGCGGCTGGCTGAGGAGGCCCGGCTCGCGGAGTTGGCTCGCATCGAAGCGGAACGGCTGGCTGAGGAGGCTCGACTCGCGGAGTTGGCGCGCATCGAAGCGGAGCGGCTCGCTGAAGAGGCTCGGCTTGCTGAGTTGGCGCGCATCGAAGCGGAGCGGCTCGCGGAGGAGGCTCGGCTTGCTGAGCTGGCGCGCATCGAAGCGGAGCGGCTCGCCGAAGAGGCGCGATTGGCGGAGCTTGCTCGCATTGAAGCGGAGCGGCTCGCGGAGGAGGCGAGGCTCGCGGAAGAGGCGCGGATTGAAGCCGAGCGTCTCGCTGAAGAGGCGCGGTTGGCGGAACTGGCGCGCATCGAAGCGGAGCGGCTCGCCGAGGAGGCTCGGCTCGCGGAAGAGGCGCGGCTAGAAGCCGAGCGGCTCGCCGAAGAGGCTCGCCTTCGTGCCGAGGAGGAAGCCCGCCTTGCGGAGGAGGCCCGGCTTCGCGCGGAGGAAGAAGCTCGGCTCGCTGAAGAAGCGCGACTGGCTGAAGAGGCCCGCCTCGCGGAAGAGGCTCGGCTCGAAGCAGAGCGACTTGCCGAAGAGGCCCGCCTCGCCGAAGAAGCCCGCCTTCGCGCGGCGGAAGAGGCCCGCCTCGCGGAAGAGGCCCGGCTTCGCGCGGAGGAGGAAGCGCGACTGGCGGAAGAGGCACGTCTGGCCGAAGAAGCTCGCCTTCGCGCGGCGGAAGAGGCTCGGCTCGCGGAAGAGGCTCGCCTTCGTGCCGAAGAGGAAGCACGCCTTGCCGAAGAGGCTCGCCTCGCGGCGGAAGCCCGCCTTCGTGCAGAGGAAGAGGCCCGCCTCGCGGAGGAGGCCCGTCTCGCCGAAGAGGCTCGCCTCGCGGAAGAAGCCCGCCTTCGTGCAGAGGAAGAGGCTCGCCTCGCGGAGGAGGCTCGTCTCGCAGAGGAAGCCCGGCTGCGGGCTGAGGAAGAAGCTCGGCTGGCGGAAGAAGCACGCTTGGCCGAAGAGGCTCGGCTTCGCGCGATTGAAGAGGCCCGCCTCGCCGAAGAGGCGCGACTGGCTGAAGAGGCACGTCTAGCCGAGGAGGCTCGCCTCGCGGAAGAAGCCCGGCTTGCGGAAGAGGCACGCATCGCCGAAGAGGCGCGGCTGGCTGAAGAGGCTCGCTTGGCCGAGGAGGCTCGGCTGCGTGCGGAAGAGGAGGCACGGCTCGCCGAAGAGGCCCGTCTAGCTGAGGAAGCCCGCATCGCCGAAGAGGCTCGGCTCGCGGAGGAGGCTCGCCTTCGTGCTGAAGAAGAGGCGCGTCTGGCCGAAGAGGCTCGCCTTCGTGCGGAGGAAGAGGCCCGGCTCGCTGAAGAGGCTCGACTGGCTGAAGCGGCTCGACTGGCCGAGGAGGCTCGCCTCGCAGAAGAAGCCCGGCTTCGTGCTGAAGAAGAGGCGCGACTGGCCGAAGAGGCCCGCCTCGCGGAAGAGGCGCGACTGGCTGAGGAGGCACGGCTCGCCGAAGAAGCCCGCCTTCGCGCAGCGGAAGAGGCTCGGCTCGCGGAAGAGGCTCGGCTCGCGGAAGAGGCTCGGCTCGCGGAAGAGGCTCGGCTTCGTGCTGAAGAAGAAGCCCGGCTGGCCGAAGAGGCTCGGCTCGCGGAAGAGGCTCGGCTTCGCGCGATCGAGGAAGCCCGGCTCGCTGAGGAAGCTCGGCTGGCCGAAGAAGCGCGGCTGCGCGCGGAGGAAGAAGCTCGTCTCGCCGAAGAGGCGCGGCTGCGTGCGGAGGAAGAGGCTCGCCTTGCCGAGGAAGCACGTCTCGCCGAAGAGGCACGTCTGGCTGAAGAAGCTCGGCTCGCGGAGGAGGCTCGACTGGCCGAAGAGGCCCGACTCCGCGCGCAAGAGGAAGCCCGGCTGGCCGAAGAGGCTCGCCTTCGTGCTGAAGAAGAGGCACGCCTCGCGGAAGAAGCACGTCTGGCCGAAGAGGCGCGCCTTCGCGCAGAGGAAGAGGCCCGACTCGCGGAAGAGGCTCGCCTTCGTGCGGAGGAGGAAGCCCGCCTCGCCGAAGAAGCTCGACTCGCTGAAGAGGCCCGGCTTCGCGCGGAGGAGGAATCGCGCCTCGCTGAGGAAGCCAGACTCCGTGCAGAGGAAGAGGCCCGCCTCGCCGAAGAAGCTCGACTCGCTGAGGAGGCCCGGCTTCGCGCGATTGAAGAAGCTCGACTCGCTGAGGAAGCACGGCTGGCCGAAGAAGCGCGCCTGCGTGCGGAGGAAGAGGCTCGACTCGCGGAGGAGGCTCGACTGGCCGAAGAGGCCCGCCTCGCGGAGGAGGCTCGACTGGCCGAAGAGGCTCGACTGGCCGAAGAGGCCCGCCTCGCCGAAGAGGCTCGCCTTCGTGCTGAAGAAGAGGCGCGCTTGGCCGAGGAGGCTCGCCTTCGTGCTGAAGAAGAGGCGCGCTTGGCCGAGGAGGCTCGGCTTGCGGAAGAGGCTCGGCTTCGCGCGGAGGAAGAGGCTCGACTCGCGGAGGAGGCTCGTCTCGCCGAAGAGGCGCGACTGGCCGAGGAGGCTCGCCTCGCGGAAGAAGCCCGACTTCGTGCGGAAGAGGAGGCTCGACTCGCTGAAGAGGCGCGGTTGGCCGAAGCGGCCCGCCTCGCGGAGGAGGCTCGCCTAGCCGAAGAGGCGCGACTGGCCGAGGAGGCTCGCCTCGCGGAAGAAGCCCGACTTCGTGCGGAAGAGGAGGCTCGACTCGCTGAAGAGGCCCGCCTCGCGGAAGAGGCGCGGCTCGCCGAAGAGGCGCGGCTCGCCGAAGAGGCCCGCCTTCGCGCAGCGGAAGAGGCTCGGCTCGCGGAAGAAGCCCGGCTTCGCGCTGAAGAAGAAGCCCGTCTGGCCGAAGAGGCTCGCCTCGCAGAGGAGGCCCGTCTTCGCGCGCTTGAGGACGCCCGACTCGCTGAGGAAGCTCGGCTCGCCGAAGAAGCACGGCTGCGCGCGGAGGAGGAAGCCCGCCTCGCCGAAGAGGCCGCTCGAATCGAAGCCGCTCGGCTCGCCGAAGAAGCTCGCGTTCGCGCCGAAGCCGAAGCGCAGCGCCTCGCCGAGGAAGCCCGCCTCGCCGAAGAAGCTCGCGTTCGCGCCGAAGCCGAAGCACAGCGCCTCGCCGAAGAGGCCCGCGCCGCCGAAGCCGCCCGCCTCGCCGAAGAGGCCCGCGCCGCCGAGGCCCAGCGCCTGTCCGAACAGGGCAAGCCCGCCCACCCGCCCTCTCTCCCCCGGCGCACCCGCCCAACCGCGCCTCCCACGCCGCCCCCGGTCCTCGTCCCGCTCGCCGCCGCGCCCGCGGAGCCCGAACCGCTCACGCTCGGGCCCGAGGACATCATCCTCACCGCGGAGCCTGAACCCTCCGCCCCGTCGAACTCCTGGGCGGACTCCATCCCCGCGTCCCCCCGCGACGCCCTGGAGCTCCCCGCCAGCGACAACACCACCGCCCTCACCGAGGCCCGCAAGCGCGCCCAGGCCGCCCTGGTCCAGGACATGGCCGAGGCCCTGCGCCGCTCCGCCTCCGTGCCCCTGGACCCCTGGCTCACCGAGGAGCCCTCGCGCTTCCCCGTCGCGCCCCCGCCGGAACCCGACCTCCCCCTGCTGGAAGTGGAGCCGGAGAGCTGGGGCGACATCGTCCCCGCCGCCGCGCCCCTCCCCGACACCCGCGCCCCCGCTCCGGCCGCCCCCGTCGTCCCCGCCGAGGCCCCCCCGCAGCCGGACCTCTGGGCCGTCCAGCCCCCGAAGTTCCCCGCGTCCTCCACACCGCCCGTGCGCCCCGCCCGCGCCAGCGAGGACGACCTGTGGCGCATCGTCTCCTTCGACGAGTCCAACGACCCCGCCCAGAACCTCACCGCCTCCTTCGAGGCCGCCCTCCAGCAGGTGGACTCCCACCTGGAAGCCCTCATCCGCTCGGATGTCCGCTCGGCGGGCGACGCCAACGAATTCCTCGTCGAGGCCATCGTCGAAGCGACGTTCGAGCCGCTGCCTTCTCCCCGCTCCACCGCGTTCCCCGGTGACAACGCGGGGGCTTCTGGCCAGACTGGGGACGAGTTGTCCGGTGATCTGGACGACTGGGATTTTGACGAGGACGACGTGGCGGCCGAAGACCCCTCCAACCCCGACGAAGCCTCCAAGCTCCGGCGCCAGCGCCTCCTGCGCCGCGCCATGGAGAACATGGGCACGCTCGGCACCCGCCCCGTTCCCCCCGCCGCCGCGGCCACCCCGGCCACGCCCGAGGGCGCCGCGCCGCCGTCCGCCGCCGTCGCCGCGCCGCCGGAGCCCCCCAAGCCCGACGAGGGCCGCCTCGCGCAGCAGATTGAGCAGCGCTACGCCGACATCCAGACGAAGAAGGACCACTTCGTCACACTTGGGGTTCCGCAGGACGCCTCCCGCGACCAGGTGAAGGCCGCCTTCCTGAGCCTCGCCAAGGTCTTCCACCCGGACCGGCTGCCCCCGTCGCTGCCCCACCTGGCGCCGAAGATCACCGCCGTCTTCGAGTCCATCCGCGAGGCCTACGAAGTCCTCCACGACGACACCCGCCGCAAGAACTACCAGCTGGCCCAGCAGGGCGCGCAGGCCGCGCCGAAGCCCCCGGCCCCCAGCGCGGCCCGTCCCGGCAGCCCCGCCGCGGCCCGCGCGGACACCAACGCGGACGACCTCTTCCGCATGGGCGAGGTGTTCTTCCGCAAGCGCGACTTCCTCGCCGCCAGCGAGCACTACGAGCGCGCGTACGGCCTGGACCCCAAGCCCCTGTACCTCGCGGCGCGCGCCTGGTCCGTCTACATGGACCCCAGCCGCAAGGCCGACATGCCCCGCGCGAAACAGTGGATGGCGGATGCGGTGCGCACCGACCCGAACTGTGATCGCGCCCACTACCAGCTGGGCGTCATCGCCCGCGTGGAAGGGGACATGGACCGCGCGGAGAAGCACTTCCGGGAGGCCGTCCGTGCGAACCCCAAGCACCTGGAGGCGAACCAGGAGCTGCGGCTCATCGACATGCGCAAGAAGAACCCGCCCAAGAAGGGCCTCTTCCGCTGA
- a CDS encoding tRNA (cytidine(34)-2'-O)-methyltransferase has protein sequence MLEPLASPLHLVLVSPQIPPNTGNVARLCAVTGCRLILVEPLGFSIDDRNLKRAGLDYWDKVFLKLYPTYDAYVAEYPQARRWLFSARAETSLYAARFEPGDHLVFGSEVTGLLPEVMEGGTGTPVTIPMLPERRSLNLSTSVGIGAYEALRQVQLGTAARQAPPSN, from the coding sequence ATGCTTGAGCCCCTGGCGTCCCCCCTGCACCTGGTCCTCGTCTCCCCGCAGATTCCGCCCAACACCGGCAATGTGGCCCGGCTGTGCGCGGTGACCGGGTGCCGGCTCATCCTGGTGGAGCCCCTGGGGTTCTCCATCGACGACCGGAACCTGAAGCGGGCGGGGCTGGACTACTGGGACAAGGTGTTCCTGAAGCTGTACCCGACCTACGACGCCTACGTGGCGGAGTACCCCCAGGCCCGGCGGTGGCTGTTCTCCGCCCGGGCGGAGACGTCGCTGTACGCGGCGCGGTTCGAGCCGGGGGACCACCTGGTGTTCGGCTCGGAGGTGACGGGGCTGTTGCCGGAGGTGATGGAGGGGGGGACGGGGACGCCGGTGACCATCCCCATGCTTCCGGAGCGCCGGAGCTTGAATCTTTCGACGTCGGTGGGGATTGGCGCCTACGAGGCGCTGCGTCAGGTGCAGCTGGGGACAGCGGCCAGGCAGGCACCGCCGTCGAATTGA
- a CDS encoding DUF192 domain-containing protein, with amino-acid sequence MHWRVTNETRQRLLADRAERAESFVQRFQGLMGRASLPMGGGMHIDPCNSIHTFFMRIPIDVAFLDAEGRIVKQLSAMPPWRTSSIYFKARSVLELPAGVLLASGTQEGDRLVFAPGEAPGA; translated from the coding sequence ATGCACTGGAGGGTGACCAACGAAACGCGGCAGCGGCTGCTCGCGGACCGCGCCGAACGCGCCGAGTCCTTCGTCCAGCGCTTCCAGGGGCTCATGGGCCGCGCCTCGCTGCCCATGGGGGGCGGGATGCACATCGACCCCTGCAACTCCATCCACACCTTCTTCATGCGCATCCCCATCGACGTCGCCTTCCTGGACGCGGAAGGGCGCATCGTCAAGCAACTGTCCGCCATGCCTCCGTGGCGCACCTCGTCCATCTACTTCAAGGCCCGCTCCGTCCTGGAGCTGCCCGCCGGGGTGCTCCTGGCCAGCGGCACCCAGGAGGGCGACCGCCTGGTCTTCGCCCCGGGAGAGGCCCCGGGCGCCTAG
- a CDS encoding Stp1/IreP family PP2C-type Ser/Thr phosphatase: MRIEVAGSTHVGMKRNHNEDNYLVLTEENLVCVADGMGGHSSGEIASRIAVDELGEFFRLTSKDQDATWPFKMDKQRNYDENRLATGIKLANARIFERATADTKYKGMGTTIVSVHFAENGVYVGHVGDSRVYFFRGGILQQVTEDHSLLNDYLKAKKLTPEEIENFPHKNVIVRALGMKEQVQVDVTRVDPLENDVFLLCSDGLSGMITDAQMQDILSRTPELEKACGQLIDLANAAGGNDNVTCVLARYHAA; this comes from the coding sequence ATGCGTATCGAGGTCGCCGGCAGCACCCACGTCGGGATGAAGCGGAACCACAACGAGGACAACTACCTCGTGCTCACCGAGGAGAACCTCGTGTGCGTGGCGGACGGCATGGGAGGCCATTCGTCCGGGGAGATCGCCAGCCGCATCGCGGTGGACGAGCTGGGTGAGTTCTTCCGCCTCACGTCCAAGGACCAGGACGCCACCTGGCCCTTCAAGATGGACAAGCAGCGCAACTACGACGAGAACCGCCTGGCCACCGGCATCAAGCTGGCGAACGCGCGCATCTTCGAGCGCGCCACGGCGGACACGAAGTACAAGGGCATGGGCACCACCATCGTGTCCGTGCACTTCGCGGAGAACGGCGTCTACGTGGGCCACGTGGGCGACAGCCGTGTGTACTTCTTCCGCGGCGGCATCCTCCAGCAGGTGACCGAGGACCACTCGCTGCTCAACGACTACCTCAAGGCGAAGAAGCTCACGCCGGAGGAGATCGAGAACTTCCCCCACAAGAACGTCATCGTCCGGGCGCTGGGGATGAAGGAGCAGGTGCAGGTGGACGTCACCCGCGTGGATCCGCTGGAGAACGACGTCTTCCTGCTGTGCTCGGACGGCCTGAGCGGCATGATCACCGACGCGCAGATGCAGGACATCCTGTCGCGCACGCCGGAGCTGGAGAAGGCGTGCGGCCAGCTCATCGACCTGGCCAACGCGGCGGGCGGCAACGACAACGTCACCTGCGTGCTCGCGCGCTACCACGCCGCCTGA
- a CDS encoding nucleotidyltransferase family protein, whose product MKAMVLCAGLGTRLRPLTERWPKPAMPFLGQPLLRYHLAVLKAAGVTEVGINTHHLPDTMAAVARAECERAELPLHVVHEPVIQGTGGGIRGLRDFLSGEDFLVFNGDILFPVDLKPVVAAHRESGAVATMVLLPMPEGEKYAAVEADAGGQVRRIAGYGPGGDGLRPWHFTGVHVMSPSVFDFMTAEGPEDINREVYVRVMQAGLPVRGHAVDAYWSDLGMPSRYLATVRDVLEGRVPLQALGKDSPLHGLKDGAAGAWVHPEARVAGTVRGPAYVGAGSVVDAGATVGPGVSVGPGARVGQGAKLERCAVFEETQVSPGESLTEVLAWGPHRVPAPLAGR is encoded by the coding sequence ATGAAAGCAATGGTCCTCTGCGCGGGCCTGGGCACGCGCCTGCGCCCGCTCACGGAGCGCTGGCCGAAGCCGGCCATGCCGTTCCTCGGTCAGCCGCTGCTGCGCTACCACCTGGCGGTGCTGAAGGCGGCGGGCGTGACGGAGGTGGGCATCAACACGCACCACCTGCCGGACACGATGGCGGCGGTGGCCCGCGCGGAGTGCGAGCGCGCGGAGCTGCCGCTGCATGTGGTGCACGAGCCCGTCATCCAGGGCACGGGCGGAGGCATCCGCGGCCTGCGCGACTTCCTCTCTGGCGAGGACTTCCTCGTGTTCAACGGGGACATCCTCTTCCCGGTGGACCTGAAGCCCGTGGTCGCGGCGCACCGTGAGTCCGGCGCGGTGGCGACGATGGTGCTCTTGCCCATGCCGGAAGGGGAGAAGTACGCGGCGGTGGAGGCGGACGCGGGCGGGCAGGTGCGCCGCATCGCGGGGTACGGGCCGGGGGGGGACGGCCTGCGTCCGTGGCACTTCACGGGCGTGCACGTGATGTCCCCCAGCGTGTTCGATTTCATGACGGCTGAAGGTCCCGAGGACATCAACCGCGAGGTCTACGTGCGGGTGATGCAGGCGGGGCTCCCGGTGCGTGGGCACGCGGTGGATGCGTACTGGTCCGACCTGGGCATGCCGTCGCGCTACCTGGCCACGGTGCGGGACGTGCTCGAAGGGCGCGTGCCGTTGCAGGCGCTGGGAAAGGACTCGCCGCTTCACGGGCTGAAGGACGGGGCGGCCGGAGCATGGGTGCACCCGGAGGCCCGCGTCGCGGGGACGGTGCGCGGGCCCGCGTACGTGGGCGCGGGCAGCGTGGTGGACGCGGGAGCCACCGTGGGCCCGGGCGTGTCGGTGGGCCCGGGAGCGCGGGTGGGGCAGGGCGCGAAGCTGGAGCGCTGCGCCGTGTTCGAGGAGACGCAGGTGTCCCCCGGTGAGTCACTCACCGAGGTGCTCGCGTGGGGCCCGCACCGGGTGCCCGCGCCGCTCGCCGGCCGCTGA
- a CDS encoding aminoglycoside phosphotransferase family protein, producing MELEAALRDQVGQAIGRPVPDAPIKKLKGDASNRSYYRVGSAPESWVLMVMPPDATKKSEEATKGEPPKELPFINVHRYLEKLGVRVPRILRYDEPAGIMVLEDLSDITFESALEGGRHNQALYTRAVDLLAKLRVQAEKQRDPECLAFTRAFDEDLYDWELHHFREWGLEAWSGKVPTAEERAELDATFRDIAKQLAAAPRGFTHRDYQSRNIMVKEGELVVIDFQDALQGPRQYDLVALLRDSYVELDRDFVDTMLDRYIATFEQESGEKIDAKEFKAFFDLLTIQRKLKDAGRFEFINRVKGNPGFLVSIPASLRYVKAAFARRPELAGLQKLIAKYVPELAA from the coding sequence ATGGAACTTGAGGCCGCCCTTCGCGACCAGGTGGGACAGGCCATTGGCCGTCCCGTCCCCGATGCCCCCATCAAGAAGTTGAAGGGCGACGCGAGCAACCGCTCCTACTACCGCGTCGGCAGCGCCCCGGAGAGCTGGGTGCTGATGGTGATGCCGCCGGACGCGACGAAGAAGAGCGAGGAGGCCACCAAGGGCGAGCCCCCGAAGGAGCTGCCCTTCATCAACGTGCACCGCTACCTGGAGAAGCTGGGCGTGCGCGTGCCGCGCATCCTCCGCTACGACGAGCCCGCGGGCATCATGGTGCTGGAGGACCTGAGCGACATCACGTTCGAATCCGCGCTGGAGGGCGGCCGCCACAACCAGGCGCTCTACACGCGCGCGGTGGACCTGCTGGCGAAGCTGCGCGTGCAGGCGGAGAAGCAGCGCGACCCGGAGTGCCTGGCCTTCACGCGCGCCTTCGACGAGGACCTGTACGACTGGGAGCTGCACCACTTCCGCGAGTGGGGCCTGGAGGCCTGGAGCGGCAAGGTGCCCACGGCCGAGGAGCGCGCGGAGCTGGACGCCACGTTCCGGGACATCGCGAAGCAGCTTGCCGCCGCGCCGCGAGGCTTCACGCACCGCGACTACCAGAGCCGCAACATCATGGTGAAGGAGGGCGAGCTGGTGGTCATCGACTTCCAGGATGCGCTCCAGGGCCCGCGCCAGTACGACCTGGTGGCGCTCCTGCGCGACAGCTACGTGGAGCTGGACCGCGACTTCGTGGACACGATGCTGGACCGCTACATCGCCACGTTCGAGCAGGAGAGCGGGGAGAAGATCGACGCGAAGGAGTTCAAGGCGTTCTTCGACCTGCTCACCATCCAGCGCAAGCTGAAGGACGCGGGCCGCTTCGAGTTCATCAACCGCGTGAAGGGCAACCCGGGCTTCCTCGTGTCCATCCCGGCGTCGCTGCGCTACGTGAAGGCCGCGTTCGCGCGCCGGCCGGAGCTGGCCGGGCTGCAGAAGCTGATCGCGAAGTACGTGCCCGAGCTGGCGGCCTGA